The segment cactgcaacctccacctccctggttcaagtgattcttctgcctcagcttcctgagtagctgggactacaggcatgcgctaccacacctggctaattttttttttgtatttttagtagagacacggtttcaccatgttggccagacttttcttgaactcctgacctcatgatccaccttagcctcccaaagtgctaggattacaggtgtgagccaccgcgcccggcctttttttttttgagatggagtttcactctttcacccaggctggagtatagtggcgtgatctcagctcactggaacctctgctttccagtttcaagcaattcttctgccttagcctcccgagtagctgggattacaggtgcccgccaccatgcctggctaatttttctctttttagtagagatggggtttcacgtgttggccaggctggtcgaactcctgagctcgcgatctgcctgcctcggcctccaaaagtgctgggattagagacgtcAGCCACGGTGTCcagccaaattcttttttttttttaatcactcgAAATCAAGCATGTTGTAGGTACCAAATTCTAACTCAAGGTGGCCTATGAACTGGGTTCATAACTTACATCTATCTATACATATAGTGGCTCCTAGGCAGGTAGCTGGCCTTTTAGATATTCATAAGCTGTCTTGGAGACACATGCCATTTGAGTACAGTAACTCTGCTGAGACTCCAGATGTACCTTATTTACTGTTGAGAGCTAGTCAGATGAATGAGACTGTCCTGCTCCCTAGCATCTGCACATGAGGTATTCTTCTACACTAATTTTTCATACAGGTGTGCTAGATTTTAATGAGTCACTCAAATTCAGTTATTCTCCAACATATAAATTCCCcacaaaatagaatatatatagtatatactccACTTGACCCAAGATGATTaaactgaaaaagacaaaaaaatttttattgccATAAATTAATCCAGTAGGTTTATTTGTGGAAGCACGCATCAGTTGGTTAGGGCAATAAGCGCCTCTACCACGTTGCCCATGTGTTCCCGCAAGCTGCGTTCTGCTGCTGCTCGAGATATCTCCATCTCGGTCATCTGCAGAAAAAAAACCATGTTACATAGATTCCCAGGCATTAATGTGCAACCAAATATTCTGACTCCGCTTGTTtcaggaaacaacccaaattaaGCAGAATAGCCTCCCCTCCCCATACAGTAGTTAGGCACTACTACTCACTATCAGCTCCAGATCTTCCTTCTTGATAGTGACTTTTGCCAGTTCTTTCTCCCtgcaaatgtttaaatatattaggCCTCATTCTCAACCAACACCATAAACTCCCAGGAAGGGTCATTCCCAGATGTGCCCTGTAAAAAAATCTTGATAAGCTCTTGACTGAAGGTAAAAACTccagggccgggcgcggaggctcgcctataatcccatcactgtgggaggcggaggcgggcggattacctgaggtcgggagtttgagacctgcctgaccaacaaagagaaatctcgtctctactaaaaatacaaaattagccgggaatcccgtctctactaaaaatacaaaattagccgggcgtggtggcacatgcctgtaatcccagctactagggacgctgaggtaggagaatcgctggaacctgggaggcggaggttgtggtgagctgagatcgtgccattgcactccagcctgggcaacaagagcgaaactccgtctcagaaaaaaataaaaactcccaCTAATACTCCTTTCCCCTGGAGTCTTGGCAGCAGGAGTTGCCAGGAGGCTTTCTGCTAACAAAGTTGTGGCGCCTAGATCTGCAGGAATTGCTGATAAAGTTGAAGAGCGGTATAAAGGCTTAATAAtggtttctatttttgtctggGGAGCGGGGAGGCAAGAACTGTTAAAGTTGGCTGCCCCTGAAGACTTACCGCTCCTGTTTGGCTTTCTGCTCCCGGGACCTTCTGTCTCCAATCACGGACATGGCCTATGGCAAAGGCAGGTCTAGTTACTGCACCGCTACCCACAATTCCTAATAATCTACAAGGCCAATAAAACAAGGGGTTCATGTATGGATTCACGATGACAAGTGTTACCAGGTAGCAAGGACCATGTTTAATTCCATTCTATGCACCTGAGGTCCCCTTAAACCCCCTATCAAGCTCCTTTAGGCAAGCGGCGGGCTCCGGTGACCCTTGTTTCCCTCGGCTCTACCCTACTGCCTCCTCCTGCCATCGGGATCAGAACCCCGTCTTGGAGCGCTGGCTTCCAGCTACAGCCTCAGAGCCCCCCTCTGCTCTCAGCCCGCCCCGACATGCTCTTGGCCAACCTTACCGTCTCCAGATTGGAACTCTGGATCTCCTTCTCCTCCGCATAGTCGGTGACCCGCTCCAAGTCCGCCGCACCGCTGTCGTGCTTCCGTGGCTTCTCGGGAGGCCGCTCTGGTCCACTGGTCTCAGTCTCTAACTCCAGCTCCACATCTCCCTCAGTCGCCATATCTATTTCACCGCGCCGCCGCATAAGCCCCACCTCACGGCGACTTCCGGCAACTGACACACAGCTTCCTCCCGGGGAGGAGGCGGAGCTGGCCCTGGGCCACACCTTCTTTCTGCTCCAGTTCTAGAAGCTTCAGCGTGGAAGGTGGTTCGTCTCTCAGACTTCCTTTCGGGTTTGTACAGTGTTTTGTGCAAGGGCTTTCTCTCAGACCTAACCCGTCACCGCTCCAGCCCACCCCACCGACATCCTTACCACCTCATAAACTAGGAATAGTTCCCTCAACACATAGACAGGCACCCACCTCAGGGAACTCCGTTCAACCTGAAT is part of the Piliocolobus tephrosceles isolate RC106 unplaced genomic scaffold, ASM277652v3 unscaffolded_109, whole genome shotgun sequence genome and harbors:
- the LOC111529490 gene encoding huntingtin-interacting protein K isoform X1, which codes for MRRRGEIDMATEGDVELELETETSGPERPPEKPRKHDSGAADLERVTDYAEEKEIQSSNLETAMSVIGDRRSREQKAKQEREKELAKVTIKKEDLELIMTEMEISRAAAERSLREHMGNVVEALIALTN
- the LOC111529490 gene encoding huntingtin-interacting protein K isoform X2 translates to MRRRGEIDMATEGDVELELETETSGPERPPEKPRKHDSGAADLERVTDYAEEKEIQSSNLETGERTGKSHYQEGRSGADSE